A single window of Desulfovibrio psychrotolerans DNA harbors:
- the rimM gene encoding ribosome maturation factor RimM (Essential for efficient processing of 16S rRNA), with amino-acid sequence MTESRLIQIGLIVKPHGIRGEVCVEYYADSPLLLKDAVWLQKGKAKPARHGVVSSRTHQGRELLLLEGCRDRNCAEALRNVQVLIPEDTLPEPDDHEVYLYQLEGLAVRLADGNLLGHIEDFQFIADSEVWVIRTPEGKEVLFPATEEFVAEIDVEGGFVTIAPPEGLLELYLGGE; translated from the coding sequence ATGACTGAAAGTCGACTTATACAGATTGGCCTGATTGTCAAACCACATGGTATACGGGGGGAAGTCTGCGTTGAATACTACGCAGACTCCCCTTTACTTCTCAAAGATGCCGTGTGGCTGCAGAAAGGAAAGGCAAAACCCGCCCGACACGGGGTGGTCTCTTCGCGCACCCATCAGGGGCGCGAACTGTTGTTGCTGGAAGGCTGCCGCGACCGGAACTGTGCGGAAGCCCTGCGCAACGTGCAGGTTCTCATACCTGAAGACACCCTGCCGGAACCGGACGACCACGAGGTGTATCTCTACCAGCTGGAAGGGCTGGCGGTGCGCCTTGCAGACGGAAACTTGCTGGGACACATAGAGGATTTCCAGTTTATTGCTGATTCCGAGGTGTGGGTTATCCGCACGCCGGAAGGCAAGGAAGTGCTCTTTCCCGCCACGGAAGAATTTGTGGCGGAAATAGATGTGGAAGGCGGCTTCGTCACCATTGCCCCGCCTGAAGGGCTGCTGGAACTTTACCTCGGCGGCGAGTAG
- a CDS encoding KH domain-containing protein, whose translation MLKDLVEYIAKSLVDNPDAVSVAEVEGEQTSVLELKVAKEDLGKVIGKQGRTARAMRTILGAASTKAKKRSVLEILE comes from the coding sequence GTGTTGAAGGATCTGGTTGAGTACATCGCGAAATCGCTTGTGGACAACCCCGACGCAGTCTCCGTGGCTGAGGTTGAGGGAGAGCAGACCTCTGTTCTTGAACTCAAGGTAGCCAAGGAAGACCTTGGCAAGGTTATCGGCAAGCAGGGGCGCACAGCCCGCGCGATGCGCACCATCCTCGGTGCCGCCTCCACCAAAGCCAAAAAGCGCTCTGTTCTGGAAATTCTGGAGTAG
- the rpsP gene encoding 30S ribosomal protein S16 produces MAVKLRLTRMGNKKRAFYRVVAMNNQSRRDGRPLEYLGFYNPMVEPAEIKIDMDKIQKWLDEGAEPTDTVRALLKQAK; encoded by the coding sequence ATGGCCGTAAAACTCAGACTGACCCGTATGGGCAACAAGAAGCGTGCATTCTACCGTGTCGTGGCGATGAACAATCAGTCCCGTCGCGATGGACGTCCCCTTGAATACCTGGGCTTCTACAACCCCATGGTCGAGCCTGCCGAGATCAAGATTGACATGGACAAAATTCAGAAGTGGCTGGACGAAGGCGCGGAACCTACCGACACCGTTCGTGCCCTGCTCAAGCAAGCCAAGTAA